One genomic region from uncultured Cohaesibacter sp. encodes:
- a CDS encoding LysR family transcriptional regulator, whose translation MEIRLFREYLVLSKLLNFSRAAEQLGMTQPVLSRHLKYLEEQFDAKLLNRNTHQVELTPTGQLLAEEAEKIVVQYEATFHVIQEALGKSQSSLSIMFLGAATREFFTDFLVRFRKHHEAVEINCCDTHLDTIPDALDRHECDLAFLIRPDHQINDKQFKHIELFKDPLCLAVHKDHPLTKKAQVSITDAADYPIIGVDKAVSPLSGECNSYFLERYGVSYGPEVVSPNLSTCCFNLELSTNAVVILPKHQTHLLGKNSTFLRVAESDCQFNVELIWDPKNRNPSISLFIDELDAFLKDHAGF comes from the coding sequence ATGGAAATTCGCTTGTTTCGGGAATATTTGGTTTTGTCCAAGCTGCTCAATTTCAGTCGAGCGGCGGAACAGTTGGGCATGACGCAGCCAGTACTCAGTCGACATCTGAAATATCTGGAAGAGCAATTCGATGCCAAGCTTCTCAATCGGAATACTCATCAGGTTGAGTTGACACCGACCGGACAGCTTCTGGCTGAAGAAGCCGAAAAAATAGTTGTCCAGTATGAAGCGACTTTTCACGTCATTCAGGAGGCTCTGGGCAAAAGTCAGAGCTCGCTATCGATCATGTTCCTCGGCGCTGCAACACGTGAGTTCTTTACGGACTTTCTTGTTCGTTTCCGCAAGCATCATGAAGCGGTAGAAATCAATTGCTGCGATACTCATCTTGATACAATCCCGGACGCGCTTGATCGTCACGAGTGTGATCTGGCTTTTCTCATCAGGCCTGATCACCAGATAAATGACAAACAATTCAAGCATATCGAGCTGTTCAAAGATCCCTTGTGCCTCGCGGTGCACAAGGATCATCCCCTGACCAAAAAAGCGCAGGTCTCAATCACCGATGCAGCCGACTATCCGATCATTGGTGTTGACAAGGCGGTTTCTCCGCTTTCGGGAGAGTGCAACAGCTATTTTCTGGAACGATATGGCGTTTCCTATGGGCCGGAAGTAGTTAGTCCCAACTTGTCAACCTGTTGCTTCAATCTGGAACTGAGTACAAACGCAGTGGTCATTCTTCCCAAGCATCAAACCCATCTGCTCGGTAAAAATTCAACATTTCTTCGTGTTGCCGAGTCGGACTGCCAGTTTAATGTCGAACTCATCTGGGACCCTAAAAACAGAAACCCCAGCATTTCTCTTTTCATAGATGAACTGGATGCCTTTCTGAAGGATCATGCCGGATTCTAA